AAACCACTTTCACTTTCTGTTACGTTTAACATTTCACAAAATGTTCCATTTTCAGTTCTTTACACTCCGTGGTGATAGAATAGAATACCCAATATATACAAGAAACCAAACAGGGTCccttagaatttgaatttaaaccaAACTCATCCTCGACAGCTAGCTCATGAAATGAAAGTTGCTCACTACTTGTATAGATTATTTTGACTATATCACTAATCAATGTGAGATCTCTAACAAACCTCCCTCAGGCCTGGTACTAGACATTTAGACAATGAAATTTGCAAGATTAGACATTTGTGGTAATTCGATACGGGTGGCTTGAGAGACTCAACAACAATTACTAGTATAAACTCCGATATCATcctagattttgaatttgaatttcaacctAACTTAACACCAAAGCTAGCTCATGAGGCGATTGTTGCTCCCTACATTTTAAACAGGCCAAAGTCACGaacttaaagtaaaataacagtGAAGAAGCTTATTTCAAGGGGTAGAAGTGAAAAGCAGTAGTtcaacaataaattattattattattataataaaaggaGAGACAAAATATATAAGGAAAGCTGAAGATACGGACATGCCAGTAGTCATGGTCAATGGTGAGCAACTTGGTGACAGCGAAAGTCCCAAACCCCAAAACGATGATGGCATTGACGGAGCTACTGCTTGTGAGGCTCGAAACAACAACCTCCGACTCTGTGTGAGGCTCCGAAGGTTGAAACCCCTCAACTTCGTTCAAACGGGTTCCTCTGCCTTCAGACACCGGAACTATTTCTCGATCCTCGGCAACAGAGGTGATGATACTGATACGACGTCGTTTTGGGATTCGGCAAGAGAGGGGAGCCAAGCGGGGTTTCGACAAGGTTGGTGTGAGTATGG
This window of the Glycine max cultivar Williams 82 chromosome 5 unlocalized genomic scaffold, Glycine_max_v4.0 Gm05_scaffold_188, whole genome shotgun sequence genome carries:
- the LOC106798699 gene encoding uncharacterized protein encodes the protein MATVSSLCAVFPILTPTLSKPRLAPLSCRIPKRRRISIITSVAEDREIVPVSEGRGTRLNEVEGFQPSEPHTESEVVVSSLTSSSSVNAIIVLGFGTFAVTKLLTIDHDYWHGATIAS